A stretch of Abyssisolibacter fermentans DNA encodes these proteins:
- a CDS encoding ion transporter — MNAYCNRTTQNHNRKSLVYYEIFITILALVAVVTTVLDKMEKLNDMILIIFAIDYIGRLIVSENKLKFIKSNVLDLIAIIPFNSLFRAFRVVKLLKLVKIIKITKATKLLRILNYTKKFHKNTKKFLNTNGFKYMIYITIAIVFVGSIVIYAVEKGDIIKTYNDAVWLSFTSVTLFGYEGVEQMSMAGKIICGVLALIGVIFTGSFTATLIKYIDEKKNNNSNGNDEEKVTSIDISTLSQDEQKEVIEYIEYIRFKKSI; from the coding sequence GTGAACGCATATTGTAATAGAACAACACAAAATCACAATAGAAAATCATTAGTTTATTATGAAATATTCATTACAATTTTAGCTTTAGTAGCTGTGGTTACAACGGTGTTAGATAAAATGGAAAAGCTTAATGATATGATTTTGATAATATTTGCAATAGATTATATTGGCAGACTCATTGTATCAGAGAATAAACTTAAATTTATAAAGAGTAATGTATTAGATCTAATAGCGATCATTCCATTCAATTCATTATTTAGAGCTTTTAGAGTTGTAAAGTTACTAAAGCTTGTAAAAATAATAAAAATAACAAAAGCAACTAAGCTATTAAGAATACTTAACTATACAAAGAAGTTTCATAAAAACACAAAAAAATTCTTAAATACTAATGGATTTAAATATATGATATATATTACTATTGCAATTGTTTTCGTAGGCTCTATAGTAATCTATGCAGTAGAAAAAGGCGACATAATAAAAACTTATAATGATGCTGTATGGTTGAGTTTTACAAGTGTGACACTGTTTGGTTATGAGGGGGTCGAACAGATGTCAATGGCAGGAAAAATAATTTGTGGAGTACTAGCATTAATAGGAGTAATATTCACAGGCTCATTTACAGCAACGCTTATAAAGTATATAGATGAAAAAAAGAATAATAATAGTAATGGTAATGATGAAGAGAAAGTTACAAGTATTGATATATCAACACTTTCTCAAGATGAACAAAAAGAAGTAATAGAATATATAGAGTATATCAGATTCAAAAAAAGCATTTAA
- a CDS encoding DUF7129 domain-containing putative zinc-binding protein: MSKLKEYECVNCGFRAWSIRNVAKCEKCGSVVLCTEPTVIVDKEGRLSKRERIL; the protein is encoded by the coding sequence ATGAGTAAATTAAAAGAATACGAATGTGTTAATTGCGGTTTTCGAGCTTGGTCAATAAGGAATGTTGCAAAATGTGAAAAGTGCGGATCAGTAGTTTTATGTACCGAACCAACAGTTATAGTAGATAAAGAAGGGAGATTAAGCAAGCGTGAACGCATATTGTAA
- a CDS encoding HNH endonuclease signature motif containing protein, whose amino-acid sequence MFHSYTKEEKKFIADNVKGNGNKKLTEMFNKQFNLNLDISQIRAHKKNHSLSSGLDGRFKKGHTPFNKGKKGINIGGKTTQFKKGHKPYNYRPIGFERITVDGYTEVKVAEPNKWRLKQQLIWEKQNGPVPDNHVVIFGDRDKRNFDINNLILVSRQQLLILNRNKLIQKNADLTRVGIVIADVQQKISDRKKSGGKYVHSY is encoded by the coding sequence ATGTTTCACAGCTACACAAAAGAAGAAAAAAAGTTTATTGCTGACAATGTAAAAGGTAATGGAAATAAAAAATTAACAGAAATGTTTAATAAGCAATTCAACTTAAATTTAGATATATCTCAAATAAGAGCACATAAGAAAAACCACTCTTTAAGCAGTGGATTAGATGGTAGATTTAAAAAAGGACATACCCCATTCAATAAAGGGAAAAAAGGTATCAATATTGGCGGAAAGACTACACAGTTTAAAAAAGGGCATAAACCTTATAACTATAGACCAATAGGCTTTGAAAGAATAACAGTAGATGGATATACAGAAGTTAAAGTAGCAGAGCCTAATAAATGGAGATTAAAACAACAATTAATATGGGAAAAACAAAATGGACCTGTACCAGATAATCATGTTGTTATATTTGGTGATAGAGATAAACGCAATTTTGACATAAATAATCTAATTCTTGTATCTAGACAACAGTTATTAATACTAAACAGAAACAAGTTAATACAAAAAAATGCAGATTTAACACGTGTTGGGATAGTTATTGCAGATGTACAACAGAAGATAAGTGATAGAAAAAAATCAGGAGGTAAATATGTTCATAGTTATTGA